A genomic window from Triticum urartu cultivar G1812 chromosome 7, Tu2.1, whole genome shotgun sequence includes:
- the LOC125525611 gene encoding early nodulin-93-like, with translation MSTVTRAYLDQRLAAAKRCSREGAMAGAKAAAVATVAAAVPTLASVRMLPWARAHLNPTGQALIISTVAGMAYFIVADKTILSMARKHSFKDAPDQLRNTSFN, from the exons ATGTCGACGGTGACCCGCGCCTACCTCGACCAGAGGCTCGCCGCCGCCAAGCGCTGCTCCAGAG AGGGTGCCATGGCCGGAGCCAAGGCCGCGGCCGTCGCCACCGTCGCTGCCGCAGTGCCCACC CTGGCAAGCGTGAGGATGCTTCCGTGGGCGAGGGCGCACCTGAACCCAACCGGGCAGGCGCTCATCATCTCCACCGTCGCCGGGATGGCCTACTTCATCGTCGCGGACAAGACCATCCTGTCCATGGCCAGGAAGCACTCCTTCAAGGACGCGCCGGACCAGCTTAGGAACACCTCCTTCAACTAA